The nucleotide window CCCGGTCCAATCCCCTGCAGCAGATTCTCCACaatcttctccagcttgttcagcctgtcatctccaccttgactAGATCCTCCTGGCGCATTCCCTATGACTACATCGCGATACTTGGTCTTCTCAAAGTCGCACActtctttcaccttctgACAGCGGATACAGGGATGTCCACCGACGcatttcagcttctttcgtCGACATCTGACGCATGCTAGCGGAGCTCTGTGCGAGGGGGGAGGGGATCTTCCGATTGAAGAAGCGCGGTCGTCCATGTCAAAGTGATGTTCGGCAGTACCCGAGCTGCTGAGGGGGGACTTAATCGATTGGAAGCGGGCCGAGGATGTATGTATATTCACCCTGCTCCACGATGAAGTCGATTGTCCATAGCAACGCTCACATGACTCGGATATCCCGCTAGATTCCCGAGTTAGGTGATTGTTTGACGCAATGGCCGGGAAGATGCCGGATGGAGTCCGCGTCTCTCTTACTGATATAGCTGGATCtaagaagagggatgttaGTTATCGAGCTGAGCATCGAAGCACAAGCTGTTCTCGTAAATTTGTCAATATGGTAAATCACGTTGACGCTGTTGAAAATCGCTAACTCTTCATCGCAGGTCGACCCCACTATTACCGGTTTCACCGTCAGGGATTTGCGGTTCCCCACCTCACTCCAGGCGATTGGAACGGATCCCATGAACTCGGCGGGGGAGAATGCTTTAGGTTATCTCCAGTACCAGTGAGCTTAAAAAGTGTGCTTGGGTTGTACCTCTGCTCACACAGCGCCAGCACCGACTCCGGCTTGATAGGAACAGGGAGCTCTTTCAGCAATGGGCAGGGGAATGAGTAAGTCCGCTCTTTTGGCTTTCGCATATCTGCTAACTGACTACTCCAGGATCCTGTGCGTCGCCATTCAAGCCCTTGCCCCTCGATTTGTCGGCCAGAAGCTTTCCGCAATCACTACAGACTTCCGATCCACCCACCGCGCCCTGCTCTCAGGCCAAATCCGCTTCATGTCGCCCGAGCGAGGGGTCCTGCAACTCGCTTGTAATGCAGTGCTCAACGCGCTATGGGATCTGTGGGCGAAAGTAGAGGAGAAGCCTCTGTGGAAGCTGGTCTGTGACATGACCCCGGAGCAGTTTGTCTCGGTCATCGATTTTAGATATCTGACCGATGTCATCACCCCGGAGGAAGCTCTGCagatgctgaaggagaaggaggctaCCAAGAAGGAGCGGTATAAAGAGGCGATGCGGAATGAAGCGGTTCCAGGGTATAGCACGTCGATCGGGTGGCTGGGGTTCTGTAAGTAATGAACTCCACTAGCCTAGCTTGCATCTGACCTTTGCCATTCTTACAGCGGACGAGGAAGTAGCGACTCGGCTTCGAGCAGCGCTAGACCAGGGCTTCCGtcacttcaagctcaaagtCGGTGTTGACTTGGAAGGAGATCTGAAGCGATTAGGATTGGTGCGAAAAATTGCCGGGGACGAAGCGGTCATCATGGTGAGATGAGTCTTCTGGAATGAGTATATTGCTAACGATGAGACCAGACCGACGTGAACCAGCTGTGGGACGTTGACGAGGCAATCGAGTATATGCCAAAGCTCGCTCAATTCAATCTCTGGTTCATCGAGGAGCCTACCTCGCCTGGTAGGTGTCAATCGATTTCCTGTCATGCCTTTATGATCATTGACTAAATACTTCCAGACGACATCCTCGGCCACGCGAAGATTAAGAAAGCCTTGAAACCATATGGCATCGGTGTGGCCACGGGCGAGGTGGGTCGACTCTccctttctcagcttctaTTGCTGAAAGTCGCCTATAGCACGTCAACAATCGCGTCATGTTCAAACAATTGCTCCAGGCCGAAGCCATCGATGCGGTCCAGCTCGACGCTTTCCGCCTTTCTGGCATGAACGAGATCCTCTCAGTCTTGCTGCTCGCGGCCAAGTTTGACGTGCCCGTAGTACCGCATTCGGGAGGCTGTGGGATGACGGAAGCCTGCGCTCATATCTCCACGATCGACTATGTGATGGTCAGCGGGAAGAAGAGTATCTTGGAGTACACCGATCATCTCCACGGTGAGCCGATTCGATTGCGTGCTCTTGAAGCGCTAATTCTCTTTTGGGTAGATGTTTTCGTCAATCCCGCCGAGATGACGTCCAACACGGCCCACCATGTCTCCCCTCTGGCGCCAGGGTACTCGAGCGATGTAAAAGAGGAGGTATTTAAGGAGTTCGAATACCCCCACGGTACATTCTGGCAGAccgagaagggaaaagaaatGGTTGCGGATAAATGGCGAGGTGTCCCAGGTAGGCAGACGAGCTGAGTCTGTAGTGTCTGAGTTCCCGATGCAGAAGCATCGATGCATTTCCTATTGACAACATTACTGCAAAAGAGCGAAAGACAGGATATTATCTAGTCATCAGGCCTCATCGATCAGTCAGATTCCAGATGTATATCACTCTTCCGATGAGGGAGATACCTGTGCAAGGGAGAAGGCTATTGTCCGCATCCATATCCACGAGGTTAGATCGATTGTCCACGACGTTGTGCCAAGATTGACATTATAATAGCACCAGACCGCACAGAACAGGTTACACATCGCTGCATTCAGAGTAATGTTCCAATACAAAGCGCCTCCAGACGGAAGTTACGGCAGACCAACCCTCCAATCGGCTCCTTCCCCATTCAACCCATACTTGGTTGAGCTCATGTCCTTCACCGTGGTCCTTCTCATGTCTCGTTTGTATTTTCCCTCGTAAGATCCTCCAGTGGCGCGGTGCTTTCATATAATCAGCTAAATATCGACTGGCTCAAACGCACGACTGACCATCACACAGGTATTATCCcagatgatcagatcgccCGGCTGTTCCCAATCGATCGTGACTCGATATTGGGGCTTGTAGACATGCTCTGTAAGCTCTTTGATGATTGCATCGGATTCTTCCTTGTCGGCGCCGTCTAAGTGGTGGACATATGACGCGAAATAGAGGTTCTAAACATTCTTGTTCAGCTCTACGTTACGTCGAGAAGAACTCAGCTCACCATCCGGCCCGAACTTTCGTGCTTCTGgatcagcttgtgcttgGACATGGGAAGTTTCTCCACATCCATGTCTTTGAAGTACTCTGGCATAGCCGTCTTCCGAGAATGGAATAACGAGTGATTGCCAATGAGAGACTCGTATTTCGTCTTCTGCTCGGCTGTCAAATCATCATACGCGGTTCTGGAGTCAGAGAACTGTGACACTCGTTAGCTTTCAATCACAAATTTCCAAGTAAAACTCACCTCGGTAGACCCTCCTGTCCCTTTTGGCGGCAGCTCTCGCGCAATCAGCAGAGAATGGCCCGCTCGTCGCGCATTAAAGGACGAATCGACGTGGAAAAGGGCATTTGCCTGTACTCCGATAAGCACACGTGCTAAATTTGCGACTACTCACCTTGTTTCCAATCACAGTTGCATCGGTCATTGGCGCGACATCGTTGGTCTTGCTATTAGTCCAGGTCAGTTGAgtatctcatcagccttgatACCCACGGGTCGATGTTCCCCGCATCGAAGAGCTCCTTATAAGGCAGTCTGTGGGTCCTGCCAGCCTGCTGATATGGCGTCACATCGTCGAGATCCCCAAAGTATTTCGAGAATTCGATATGAGCTTCATCGGTGAGACCGGTGTTTCGGATGATCACCACGCCGTACTAAATCATCCTTCAGCAATAATCTATCTTGTAGCTCATGCACCCACCTTGTCAACAATCTTTCGGATCTCGGCATATTCGGTAGGCGAAATAGGTTTCGAGAAATCCACGCCACTCAGCTCACACGCGAAGGTCGGGTGAAGCGGTTTAACGGCGTAGGAGATCGCCATTGTGTATTGTCAATCGCAAATTGTtatcttgattgattcatTCAGCAGCCCCGTAACCGCTCACATGTCAACCTCTTTTATGCCTGATGCATCGATGAAATCATACTACCTCTCGGTGGACTTCCGAGGTATACATGATTACTCACAGCACAACGTAATTAACAATCGGATAACCCGCCCGAAGCCGAGCAGCTTCCGAGGTCACATGTCCGCCGCTCTCGTCACTACACCAGTTGCCGTCCAAGTCACCTAAAACAAGGATCTCGGTTCCCCCCCGGGATCTGGCCCGTGGGGTCCTTCTTATTCCACTTATGAATATATATAGATGAAATGTCTTTTGTCCCATTCGATGACAGTCTAGCACTGGACAGTCGCCAAAATCAAAATGACCAAAGCGCACTTCCTCGACATACCCAGTAAGTTTTGaaaaagtcaagtcaaaatccCTCTGACCAGCTTTTACTCCATAGACAACACCGCCGCCGCCTGGTGGAAGGACCCTGGATTGCGGAAGAATGTTTTCCACTGCCTTGGCTGTTGTTTCTGCGTGTTTTACTTGGGATGTGAGTGGTGTCGGGGAATCCTCATGATATTATCATGTGCTAAAACCCAGGTTGGCTTAGACGACCAATCCCTGTTGACCGGTCTTCAGGCTGTACCTCAGTGGAACGCGTTCTTCGGCTCTCCATCTGGCAATAAACTCGGTCTCATCGCCGCGTCCATCTTCTTACCGTCAATCGTGACCGCTTTCATCGGCGATTACATCGCGTACAGACATGGAAGACGATGGGCTATCTGGATTGGATCGATCCTGATTTTCATTGGCGCTTTGGTAAACGCCCTCGCAACCAACTTGGGCATGTTCATCGGGGGTGAGCTGTGGTCGGAGAATCTCGCTTGTTCGTCAAGGCTGACTTTTCCAACATAGGCCGGGTTATTTTGGGATCGGGCGGGGCACTCACAAAGGTAGAATCATCGTCGATTGAATCCATGTTATGCGCTCATAAGTGATTTCATCAGGTCGGCGCACCATCTCTGCTTCAGGAAATTGCGCATCCCCGACTACGCCCCTCGATGGCCGGACTGTACTATGGCTTCTACTACACGGGCAGTCTGACTTCAGCCTGTCTGTGCAGTGAGTCGACCTTCACTATAGCTGAATAGTCTAGCTTACCGAGTCAATCAGTTGCCGGTCTATATATCCCCGGCAATTGGGGCTGGCGCTTTCCGGCTATCGTTCAAATCCTTGGCCCGTCCATCGTCTTAGCTATCACTGTTACAGCGCCAGAGTCACCTAGAGTGAGTGCTTTCCCTTCTCATACCGCTCTCGCTGACATCTCCCCAGTtcctgatcaagatgggtaaGAACGAACAAGCTATGCGGGTATTGACAAAGTATCACGCGAATGGCGCCACCAACGACCCGCTGGTCCAGTGGGAATACGAAGAGATCGTTGCTGCACTCCACGAAGAGGAGCTCAGACCGAAGTCCAGCTACATGGACTTCTTCAGGACCAGGGGGAATCGACTGCGATTAGCGGCGGTGATCAGTCTTTCATTCGGTACCAATTGGGTGGGTCCCGCGTCAAATATCTAGGCGGAGTCTCTGCTGAGAAAAGTCACTGAGCAGGTCGGAAACGGTCTCGTGTCCTACTACCTTTCGCCTGTATTGAAATCTGTCGGGGTCACTCAGCCGGTACAGATCACAGGTATTAATGCGGGACTGGGTAAGTCGAATCCCTTCCACGATAACAACTTGCTCACACCCCTCTTAGCCTTCTGGAACCTCTGCGTCGCTGTCATCACCGGCCTCAACATCGATAGATTCGGTCGGAGACCTTTAGCTTTCACCTCCATCGGAGGGATGTTCTGCAGCTACGCTATCGTCATGGCGCTTTCCGCTGCATTCGCTCAGCACCATAACCAATCTGCGGGGCTGGCTGCTATCCcgttcttgttcctcttctacgGTACGCTCATTTCTTATTCACTGCTAGTCCCGCACTAAATCAATTGGAGTAGGCTTCTACACGCTCTTCTGGACTCCTGTCCCATACCCTTACGTGAGTGCCAAATGATTTTTTCCTATCTCATATGCTGACTTTCCGTCCAGTCGGCCGAGATCCTCCCATATTCACTTCGATCAAAGGGTCTGGCAATCTTCACGTCGGTTCAGAACATTGCCAATGCATTCAATCAATTTGTCAATCCCATAGCACTCAAAGCCATCGCGTGGAGGTACTACGCTGTGAGTCGAAGCCACTCTGGAGTAAGCAGAGCCCAATTGACCCAACACAGGTGTACCTCGCGGTCCTGGCGGTGTACTTTGTCATCGCATTCGTGCTCTACAGAGAATCAAAGAACCTCACGCTCGAAGAGATCTCTGTACTGTACGACTATCCGCTGCGAGGAGGTCGAGAGCAAGCCAGACAAGCCTTGCAGCGGCAAGTCGCTCACGAGGCGTCAGACAAGCACGGCGATGCCAAGGGGGATTTTGAGCATGCGGAGCGGGTGTAGGGGGTGTATTTGGACAGGTCTTCGAGCCAGCGATTCTATCAGGCATTTGCGAGATTGATTGTAGTGCTTCCGTGATAAGATGTATCAAGGTATTTCTGGACGATCGAATGTATCCATTTCTCAACCTCTCGCGGGGAAAAGCTGTCAATGAGATACCTACTATCAATCATCCGCGCAGCTCCGTCGTACCGAGCCCTGAGTTCAGGCATTCATTCGCCATCCCAGTAAATACGAAAACACCGACTAAATCCAATCGACCGACTGCCATGCTCGCCTGATCCGCCTTCGAGATTCTCACACATGATTTGAGAGGACTTGAAGCGTATCCTCCAAGCGGAACAAGTCGGATCTCTAGATGCATTCGTGAAATATCGGCCGACCTGATCAACAAGTGGATTTCGCGGTGATTTTCCCACTGATTACCCTTGAGCCGACCCGCGGATTAGCCGTGAGCTTGATCAGGGTATAAAACGGCCTCGATCGTATCAGATAAGGGGACAGGTCACACATGCCATAAGCCAAACGGCCGAAACGGAAGGCTGGATCCACATTGTGGCTTGGCTGATCGGCACTGGATCGGGAGTAGGGGTGACTGCCAAGTGTGAGTGTGCACATAAGCTTAGCGACCTCAGGAGTATCCCGTAATCGAGATGTCTTGGCAACGCCGCAGAAAGCGCCTTGCTTATGCTTGCACGAGGAATATCAGATAGGAAACATCACTCTCCCTGCTTCAGGCACCATGCTGCCCTCACGACTTGTCCTGGATCCATTATCTGATTCGCAGGATTTTGGACGATACCGGCCGATGGGAGCTATCGAGGATAACGAGGATCTTTGGAGTGTGCGCAAAATTTTTCATCTTGTGGAGCTGGTCGATCAGATTTTCTGGTATATATAGCAGCTCTGTCGATCACAGTCAATCTGAAAATTCTGCAGATTCACCCCCCAAAAGAGCCCTCACCATGTCCGCTCAGAAGACGGAGCAGCCGGCTGTACCCACCCTGGGACAAAACCCATCAGCCACGGCATCCACAACTTCCGTACCCATTCCTCACGAAACCGAGACCAAGTTCGCTCATGACGACGACAAGTCGAGCAACGAAGATGGTATCGACGCGAAAGACATCCTCAACCTCGGTAGCAAGTCCAAGGGAGTCATCGAGATGGAGGCGCTGAAGGACCGGATCAACAACAAGTGGAGATTCGtcatctacctcttcttcatgttTGTCTCGTACAGCTTGTCGCTTGGTGAGTGGACGCTTTTTTCTGAAAGATGAGTTGGCTAACACTCGCCCCAGACCAAAGCACGGCCACTCCATACCTCAACTACGCCGTCTCAAAGGGATTCAAGCTGCACTCGCTCCAAGCTTCCGTCGCTGTGGTcacttccatcttctccgccATGGCCCCTACGCCCATCGCCAAGTTTGCCGATTACTTCGGTCGAGTCTACGCTGAGATCGGGTGTCTCATCTTGTACACTGTTGGTCAAGCGGTCATGGCATCTGCTAAAGGCATCGTGCAGTTCTCTGCCGGATCCTGTATCCACACCTTGGGTATCAGTGGAATGTTCATGCTccaaaacatcatcatcgcggATATCTCCTCGTTGAGGAACCGATGTGAGCGACTCTTTAACACATAGGATAATTCAGTAGGCTGACTCCCCTCAGACTGGTGGCTCGTCGCTCCTTCCGTCCCCCAGGTGTTCAACGCCTTCCTCGGTGCGAACGTAGCCTCGTCGATGCTTGGTCGAGGCGATCCCAACAACTCCTGGAGATGGGGTATTGGTGAGTCTCCCCTCCTCATCGTAACGCTCTTGCTAACCCGCCATCCAGCCATGTtctgcatcctcatcccaCCCATCACCACTCCCATCATCTTGACCCTGTGGAGAGGTACCCGCCCCTCCAAGACCGTCAAAGCCCAGCTCAAGCAGATTAAACACGAACGAGCAGCACAAACCACCCTCGGAGAACGATTCTGGGCCGATGCCAAAGACATCTTCTGGAAACTCGATGTGATCGgtctcgtcctcttcgtcgctgGTATCGGTCTCTTCTTGGTCACCCTCACGCTCGCCAATTCGAGGTACAACAAGTGGAGTGACGCTCACACCATCGCCCAGCTCATTGTCGGTTTCGCCATCTCGTGCGGCTTCGTGGTCTGGGAAAGATGGTTCGCCCCAATCCCCTTACTGCCCTTCGCCCTGATCAAGCGCCGAACAGTCGTTGGATGCTGCTTGATCGCCTTATGGCATCCCCTTGCCGGTCGATGCGTGTCCACCTACCTCTATACCTATCTTCAAGTCGCTGCCGACCAATCGCAGATCTCTGCTACCCGAATCACCACTTTTCCCACGATCGGTGGGTGGGTGACAGCTGTCATCGGTGCCTTGGTTGCCAGAAGATTCAGAGTGCTCAagccaatcatcatctttggAATGTTCATCGAGACACTCGCCACTGGACTCATGCTAAGATACCGAACCAGTGGAAGCACCCAAGCGGAACTTGCTATCATCCAAGTGCTCCGAGGTGCTTCCAACGGCTTCATCCCTTACCCCATCCAAGCGCTCATCCAAGCCGCTGCCCCTCATGAACACCTCGCATTGGTCACTGCCGGTTGGACTGCCATCTACTACGTTGCCTTTGGTATCGGTGCCGCCATCTCCGGAGCTATGTGGACCAACATCGTACCTGACAAGCTTAACACGTACCTTCAAGGCAATCAGACTCTCGTCGCTGCCGCTTACAGTGATCCCTTGACCTATGCCACCGTATGGCCCGTCGGTACTTGGCAAAGGGACGGTGTTGCCAGGGCTCAAGACGAAGCACAACGGACCATGGTCATCGTCGGTAccgtcatctccttcctcggTATGCTCACggccatcttcgtccttgaaAACCTCAAGCTCACCGATAACCAATCGCTTGAAGAGTCCGAGGAGTACATCACCGACgcggagaagaagcagaagaaggctttggctATCAGCACTGTCAGAGATGGGCCCGTTCCTGCGCAGTAGGCGAGTGGGGCATGACCTTATCAGCTCGAATTTTTCACTTTTTaatcatcagctcctccTGCCCTTATAATAGACACGTACGACATGCATAGATGTGAGTTCTAGTGATTGAGGGGCGATAGAGTAGCGCCATTTGGCACGTCTTTGCCGTCAGCGCCTCTTGCCGATATAGTAAATCATCATGCATGGTCGCCAGCACAGTATATCAACGGATGCAGGGTATGTTTTGCTCACAAGGAGAATCTGCCGCAACGTGATCCGTGTCGCGTTTTCTCCGCTCCATCTCCAGCGTCTCCTGATTGCCACCATCTACCACTTAAGACCTCGTCAAAGCCGCTCTCAGGCCGGCAACTTCCCCGACATTCTCTACCCGTAGACCTCCGTCGCTCTGTCTAGCCAAAAGAGGACACACGCTCATCTccttccagctcgaccaTAAACCGTCTACTCGGGCTATGACGGagggatcatcgatgatcaggaggaagagagcgtCGAAGCCGCCGGCTAATAATATTGTTGAAGACGGTGGTCAGTCCAAGTCATTTGATGAGATACACGATGCAGGGTGGTGGTCAACGAGTCAGGCAGCTCACCCCCTGGCACACCCCCTCCGATCACACCCGGTAACTCCGAGCACGCGTCTATCAACCGTGTCTGCTCAGGCGGCTCTATAGGTACTCCTGATAGCTCTGACATCTTTCGTTGAAAGCCGCGTATGGCCTGAGTACGTGGAGAGGTGAGCTGGGTATGCAAAAGGAGTCTTTGTTTGTGTGGTTGACTCACAAAGAGGGTTGTCCGTATCTCATGCAATAGATTGGCCACCGGATTTGCCTCGTTCTGCGAGCGGTCAGCAACATACCTGAGACAGAGTTGGATTACTCACACCCTCGATACCCCTCTCCGCCATCCGGCTGATTGTCCCACTATAatccctctctccctcctttcccGCTAACTCGCTCAACAGCCTCTCCAACTGCATATTCGCTGTATCCAGTCCTCTCCAAAGCTCATCCGACACTTCCGGAttctcctttctccacttcaacACCTTTCCAACGAATGAAGGGGTATCGGTCCCAGCATCCACGTCGGCCAAAATCAAGCGCAAACCTCTAGGCAATCTAAACGACGAGTTCCTCTGGTCCCACTTTGACGGGTCTAGTATCGGCAAGAGCGTGGGCTGGGCGTTGAGAGGTATGTGGTCGGCAGGGTCATGCATCAGAGGGGTCAGGATAGAAGGGGAAAATCGGGTGTAGATATGAGTACCGAAGACAGCGGATGACACGTCGAAGCCTGAGCCGACTTTGCCTTGGGCGAGACAATGTA belongs to Kwoniella dejecticola CBS 10117 chromosome 10, complete sequence and includes:
- a CDS encoding phosphomevalonate kinase; this translates as MAQSSMSSSKHTVVSSPGKVLLAGGYLVLERAFSGLVVATSSRFYSSATHLPSTSAAPASSTEARISVRAGQFPRKQSEWIYKLSITDGAMHLDQMNEAQAGSNKFIYLTLLQTMAVAYEKIVAEEGQGGEEAAKELLDRITQGGKTAGLDIVVLADNDFYSQREQLSALSLPTHINSLSSLEPFTPLPRPIAQTNKTGLGSSAALVTSLVASLLSHLGIVTIPSSHLSDQSTSTSDLGLVHSVAQFIHCLAQGKVGSGFDVSSAVFGTHIYTRFSPSILTPLMHDPADHIPLNAQPTLLPILDPSKWDQRNSSFRLPRGLRLILADVDAGTDTPSFVGKVLKWRKENPEVSDELWRGLDTANMQLERLLSELAGKEGERDYSGTISRMAERGIEGNEANPVANLLHEIRTTLFAIRGFQRKMSELSGVPIEPPEQTRLIDACSELPGVIGGGVPGAGGFDALFLLIIDDPSVIARVDGLWSSWKEMSVCPLLARQSDGGLRVENVGEVAGLRAALTRS